A single window of Meiothermus sp. DNA harbors:
- a CDS encoding polymer-forming cytoskeletal protein → MAVLGGGRKPNPAVLTYLSEGSELEGNLKTPGSARIDGKVKGSLHIEGDLEVGSNAHIEGEQVRANNIIVHGQVNAQVIASGKLHITKTARVEGDVRAMSLDVEAGAVFVGRSQTGEPRALPQSTKAGNS, encoded by the coding sequence ATGGCGGTGCTAGGTGGTGGACGTAAACCCAATCCGGCTGTGCTTACCTACCTTAGCGAGGGCAGCGAACTCGAGGGTAATCTCAAAACACCCGGAAGCGCCCGCATTGACGGAAAGGTCAAGGGTTCGCTCCACATCGAGGGCGACCTCGAGGTTGGGAGCAACGCCCACATCGAAGGCGAACAGGTGAGGGCCAACAACATCATTGTGCATGGGCAGGTGAATGCCCAGGTCATCGCCAGCGGCAAACTGCACATCACCAAAACGGCGCGGGTGGAAGGGGATGTGCGGGCTATGTCGCTGGATGTGGAGGCGGGCGCGGTTTTCGTAGGCCGCAGCCAGACCGGCGAACCCCGGGCTTTACCCCAGAGCACCAAGGCCGGTAATAGCTAG